A stretch of DNA from Cygnus atratus isolate AKBS03 ecotype Queensland, Australia chromosome 6, CAtr_DNAZoo_HiC_assembly, whole genome shotgun sequence:
GGCTTTGCCATATGAATAACTTTCATGTAGATCCTGAGCATCCCTAAATGTTAGGGCTGTTTAAGGGATTTCGCTTCAGGCTGCCTTTGTGTTCTGAGCAAAGTCAGCTGAGCAATTCTGTTACTATGGTGAGTTTGGGGAGTCCCTGTGGAACAAAACCATGCCTTTTCTATCTTTGGGCTTTGTGGTAGTGTGTAGGACATGTATCTAGTGGTACTGAGAAAGCTAACTTCTGTCTGCTATGTTCCTCAGTCTTAggaattaattttgtctttccaaCAGAGCCCGTGTGCACCACTCAACAAAATCTCAATGATTTGCCAGCACTTGCTTGGGAAAGTCAGCCACTTCCATATGAAGGTGATGAGATGGTGAAGCAATTTTGTGATCGTCTCTCGAAAGGGCATGTTACTCAGAGAAGAAAGCGTTCCACCCTGTTTGCAACAAGCACTCTATCTTCTAGTGAGGATACCTTCCCACATGTCAGTTCTACTGAGGCAACCCAGTGGAGTTTGACtaaggacagcagcagctccagcaagaGCAACACACAGGCACAGCTGAAATCTCCCAGCTACCTGGTTTCATCTTCTCAAGCCACTGTTAGTCCCAATAAAATATCTTTGGGTAAAGAGACTTGCTGTGATCAGCCACAGGCTGAAGAAACTGGGTGTGGTGTTGAAATAGATCCCAGCCATACCAAAGTCTTGGAGTTTATTCCTGTAAAGGTTAAAAGTAAGGGTAACTGTAAAACTAGtgagaaaaaaactgttaaaagggcaagcacaggaaaaaagaaaagaaataaaattaaaaacaatgtgGAAAATAGCCCTGATATACCTCAGGATGAAGAGAGTACCCTAAATGCAAAGAAGCTTTTTCAGTCAAAAGTTGCAACATGTTCTAGTGAGTCAGAAGCCTCAGATATGAGGCAGAAGGCTTGTGTGGGGTCTTTGGAGAGGAAGAACAGAGGCTCCGCTGTGGAGCAACATTCCCATTGTCCTGATGAAGTCCGAGTTCCCAGAAGAACATACGTCGTGAATCCAGCACGACTGAATAGTCTTGGAAGTGCTGACTTACCGCAACAAGTTAAGAAAGATGCTGTCTTTGAGTTCGAAAGCATGGAGGATTTATTAAAAAGTCCAGTTCATGCTTTCTCAAGTCATAAAGTTCCCTCAGATGAATCCGCTTTacaaaactcatttttgttGAGGAATGAGACTTCACGTGCATGTGCTTTACAGGAGGACTTACCAAGTGTGAGCACAAAGAGCATCAGACAGAAAGCCAACAGAAAAACTGTAGTAATTAGGCAAAGAAATGACTCTGAGGAGACTCTCGTAAGCAATGTGAAGATACCAGAGGccaaagctgaaaaacagcGTAAAAGAAGCCAGACAAGCAGGAGGAAGACTGTCAGGGTAAGCGGTTGTAGTGATCAGAGAAATGAAGATAATTTTGGATCTTGTATAGGTGTTCCAGAAGTAGCTAAGGAGTGCATGAAGAATTCACTAGATAAATGTAGCAGGAAGACTTATGTCGTTTGTCCTTCGGATCTTACAGGAAACTTGGCTAGTGTCCAGacaaattttgaaggaaatgaaattgtACCTTCTAGGTCTATTCCTGGGAGCCAAGCTAGCAAAATTCCCAGACTTCAGAAGATGATAGCTGCtcagaacaataaaaaagaaacaggggACCTTCAAGAAAAGGAGCAAGCTGAAGATGACACCACAAATGCTTGGCAAAAAGGGGCTGATCCCAAAGCAAAGCCTCGGAGGAACAGGAACACCCCTACTCCTCCAAAGATGGATTTCCTCACCAGACAGAGCAATGGTGCCAGTGTGCTCCCTGGAAGTTCAGTGGAACTTGCATCAAAGCAAACTGTCCTGATGGGGAAGCTTCCCTGCACTGCAGATCTGCTGTCTGAGCCAGTTGTCTCCCTGGAGGAGCAGATAGCTGAGATATCACGTACAAATAATCTTATGGGCTCTTCACAAAGTCTTGAGTCCTCTTCTGTggtctgctctgcagctttACATTTCAGTGCTGGCCTTACAGGTCTACTGGTTTCCAAGAGCTTAAGTACTGAGGGCAACAGAATCCCAGAGAAATCCTCTCTTTGGCCAGAATGCTCTcaggtttttaaagaaagggatGGAGAAGAAACACCTGGGGAAAGAAACCAGCATGGGTCAAGTTCTGAAGATCATTCCCAGAGTTCATCTTCGGAGAAACTTGGTaggtggtggggtggggaagggaccTGTGTTTGGAGACTGGTACCAAAGGATGCAGATTGTCCTTATACTCTCATGGTTTATGGAGTTAAAGGTCAATGTTCAGTACACAATTTATGCTTCTACTTATGCTGGCCAGTCACTTTCATGGTTGCATTTGTTTGTAGTTtatcagctttcctgtagaaaCTTCTGGTTGCTCTTTCATGCATAGGTACTGGGAGATTAAGACCACGTGCTGcaagtcttctcttttttccactcTTGCTATCTACAGGGCATGCCTGTCAATTTAAAAAACTGACCTGCTCAAACAGTTGAAAGGCATAACCTGATGCTAACCCTGGCCACTGGAGTTGGCAGTACTGGGGCACAGGgtatgattaaaaataacagctctTCCTCTCGAATGGTTAATGCTGCAAGGGTTCAGACTTTATACTTTTAAGTGGTAACATCAATGAAAATTCTTCAGGAGCtacacaagcttttttttttttttcttcccccattgggaattttttttttgcattttgtttcccAAAGGATTTGGAGGTATATCCCATGTCTGGTAGCAGTAGTTACTTTGATTCTTTTCAGGAGCTTGTTGTTATTGCATGTTCTGTAAACAGTTGTGTGAGGTTGTGGAGAAGGGGGGAAGTTTGTTCTGCCTTCTTGGCtgactttattttgaaagctgcaGTAAACATTGGCATGGTCCTGCTTTGCAGGAAGCCTTGCTGAAAGTCTCCTAGGTTGTTGAGGTGCTTTAAACTTGATTTCTACAACCTGTAAACTTCTGGGCATTAGAATTGTCAACTACAATTTCTGCAAGGAGAGGCTGCTACAGCTGGGCCCAGTTATATTTGCAGTATTAGTGACTGTagtatttgcaatatttttcagtgagtAACCTAATTTGATCAGTGAGCTGAATTCTGAAAAGCAGTTCTGGGATTTCGGGACAAGAATGGCCTCCTGAGTTTAGAGGTGACATGATTAGATTCAGGATTATGCGGTGTTCAGAGAAACCTGGTAATGCTGACATTCTCTGTTTGGCAGCTATATTTCGAAGGGATTACTTTGATTTGGAAACACTTTGATCAACTCATATGTGCATGTCTCTCTTTGTAGAGACCAAACCACTACAGGACCTGACCAATGCCAGGACTCTGTCCCTCCCCAACTCAGAAGAAGTGTCAGGGCGCTTAATCAGGCGGAGACGAGAACCAACCTGCTATGCAGAGCCCAAACTCAACAGGTTAGGATTTAAACTATTCCTTCCCATGACTTTTCTTGTGCTGCTCTCCTTTCATACACTTGCTCTCCAGGGCTGGATcctttgttgctttgtttgtcTTTAGTCCCTCTTACCCTTCATGTTTCTGTGAGTCCTTCTGCCACAGGGTGGTTAAGCAGAAATTCTGCATTAGTATAGATGCATGTGCAGGCTTCTGGTAACAAGCTGGCAAAGAACAATTTCCCTCACCAAACAAAACTTCTCGTAGCAGACTTTGTATGTGGTAGCCTAGTGCTAATGAGGGATTAACATGAGGTTAAAATGTAGgataaataaagagaataaaggGAAAGCCCTGCTTTTCCTTGTTGCTGTTCTGTGCTATTTGAAGTTCTAAACAACAATTAAGTAATACTTCCATTTTAATCAGGTTTCAGTGAAAGGAATGCAAGATCTTGAGGAGGGTGTCTCCCCATGTATTCAGTgtatgtggcaaggttttggtagggGAGGGGGGCTGACAGGGTGTCCTCTGTGAGAACAGTACAGAAGCTGCCCCGTGATAGATAAGAGCCAGTTCCAGATGGCTTCagaagggacctgctgctggccagagctgagccaatgagCAGTGCTGCTTGCACCTGTGAGTGtatttaagaaagcagaaaaaagatacagcacagcagctgggtgcAAGGAGTGAGAATGTAGAGGAtaaacagccctgcaggcaccaaggtcagtgaagaaggagggcaggaggtgctccaggtacGGAGCATAAGTTCCCCTGTGGCgtgtggagaggcccctggcagagcaggttgtccccctgcagcccgtggtgTATCACAccagagcagatctccatgctgcagtcCGTGGTGGAGCAGTTGGAtatggcctgaaggaggctgcagcccttggAGAGAGAGCCCCCACAGCAGACTTTGGGCCAGAagtgcagcctgtggagaggagctcACAGAGGAGCAGGAGTTGCCACCTGTGAGtgacccatgctggagcagtttgttccGGAAGGACTGcaccccatggtacggaccctTATTGGAGCAGCTCTTGAAGAACTGTAGCCTGTgggaagcctgcccaggaccagttcaggaaggactgtGTCCTGTGGGAGGAACCCCATGCTGGAGTGGGGCAGAcagtgaccgtgaaggagcgaTGGAGAAGAATCATTcgggactgaccacagcccccattcaCCGGCACTGCtcaggaagaggaggtggaagaggatggatgggaggaaggtttcttttagtttgcttttagtatccactgctctagtctgttagtagtaggcaataaattacattaatctcccttaggctgaatctgttttgcctgtgatagtaattggtgagtgatttccctgtccttatttcaacTTATGAACtgtttttcatcatatttcctccctctgctctgttgAGGAAGGAGAGTGAGAAAACAGTGTGTTGGAGCTTAGCTAGCCATTGGTTTGAAACCACCGCACCCCATGCGCAGGCTGGGtaatgtttgctgctgctggcaggtaTGAGTACCAAAGCAAGGAGCTGCATCTTTTCCCAAAGAAACTGTTGTATATCTAGTAGCTACTGCACAGAAGCATTGAATTCCTAAAATGATGTCTTTTGTTAAATtgattttgttaaaacaatGCCTGTGCTGGCTAGgtgatgctgtgtttttcccTGAAAAGTACTGCAGTGTGAATTTCATGTGAGAAATGAGTTATAATGGTTCAGAAAGTACTCTGGGTATAGCTGATCCAGTAGGGGACAACAAATAAACTGTACTACCCAGTCATCTTATGGTGGAagcatttcagtaaaaacaaactttaGAGACTAAAATCATATGTGTATTCAAAAAACCTCTTGATGGTTCAGTCTAACCCTTTTGGTTCTGCAGCAAACTGAGACGGGGTGACCCATTTACAAACACGGAGTTCCTCCATTCCCCTATCTACAAAAGCgcaaagaaaaagatcaaagcCAAGGAAATGACCAAGAAgatcaaagaggaaaaagaagatttCTGAATAATGTACTGGTGCCAAGGCAAGCAAGCTGAtaagaaggggaagagaaggagccAGAAGTGAAATAGTGGTCAATAGGCAGCCATCAAGCTCCTGGCTTGTGTGTCTTTGCTAGAATGTATCTAGTATTGTGTGTAgcttttttaaagtataaataaattctgtgtgGACAGTATAAAAAGCTCTGTGACATTTGATCTGTCTCTGGTCGTCCTCCCCCCAGTGCTGGGGTGCCTGTTTTCAAAGGCTTTGTCTGTAAGTggctttcacagaatcacagaactgtaggggttggaagggacctcgagatcatcgggtccaacccccctgccaaagcaggttccctggagcaggctgcccaggtaggcgtccagacgggccttgaatatctccagagaaggagactccacaacctccctgggcagcctgttccagtgctctgtcaccctcactgtgaagttcTTTTCCAtattggtgcggaacttcctgtgatccattttttggccattgcctcttgtcctgtccccacaaaccactgaaaagaggctgGCCAAATCTCTGTCTCCTGTTTTGGTAGCGTAGACAGATAGCTGGCTCTGCCACTCCTCTCTTGGCTCAACACAAGCCTGGAAAGAATACACCTTGGAGGGGAGGGCTCATCTTCTGGCACTGCAGATATCACAAGACTGCTGCCTGGGGTTTCAAAAgagtgctgcagcctgggctttgacagcaagcagaagaggaggctaaTGTACTGCCCAGTTTTACCTCCTGGTGGAAGGTGGCTTCTGTATGGGCAGCAAGTTGCTGGGGAGTCATGTTTAGGATTGAATGCTAAAGCCTTGGACAGCCCTAGAAGTTagagctctgctgctctcaAAGGGAGCCATGTCAGAGAACTGATGTATATCCTCTCACTGTATTTGCTGTCTGAGGATTTGTATTTCTGTGGAGTTGAAAACAGCCTTCCACCACCAATCTTAAGCATGAAACATGCACGCATCTAACTACATCAGTGTCAGCCCTAAAGGTAAGTTAGGCTATACTTTGCTTAAGGACAATTTTTGCTGGTTCCCACTGCTGGGAGTGTTGGTGCAAGGTGGTGTTAATGTTAGTGGGAGCCACAAGGGTCCAAGAGCTCTGTGAGTTAGCTGGTACACTGCAAAGTAGATGATCATGTTTCATGAAATCCTGTGCTCTGTTCCGTTGCACACTGAGTGTCCACTGACCTCCAGCTCTTGATTTGATAGGACCTACTGGTGTTTAACTTTGAAGGTTATTGATGCTAAATGCTTGAGTGAGTGTTAGGGAGAAAAGGGAACATATTAGCCATAAAGGAGAGGGAATGAGTATccacagaagcaggaaaagtAGTTCCCTCATTCTCCATGGCAGAGCAGGCAAAGGGTTCTTATGAtcacactgccttttttttcccctactaaTGCAGAGCCAATACTGCTTTCTCTCCTCAGTACTACAGCAGCACTCTTCGGTTCACATGGATAGATTGGGTCCTGCTGTACCCTATGGAGTCCTCCAGAAGGTGGAAATTTTGTGTTGGTGCAGAAGGAAAGCTATACTGTcagggaattaaaaacaaaacaaaaagtataaGATTTAATTCTATTTCCCacttatttgtttgttctatTTCCTGAAAAGGGCTAAGATTCTTCCTGTATTCTGTAATGCCAGAGGCTGGGTAGGAGCTAGTAAGTAACAAGACAATTTGTCAGAGGTGCTGTTGGATTATGACCTGTCCGATTGTGGCATGCTACTTGTGTCTGCAGGCAGGTAGGCACATAGATCTCAAGATATTTCTGATGGATATTTCCATTGTCTCAGAGTAttcagaaataacttttctAGGTGCACTTTTTACATGCTGTTGTTAATAACAGACTACTGGACTGGCTGTTGTGTTCATTCACACTATGGTCACCGTGACAGCTGCTAGTACTTGCGGAGCCATGTTTCAAACACATGCGCAGCCCTAGAGAAATGTAAATGCTAGCTGATCTAATTTGATCTGATTTTGCATTTCCATCCTAACCCACACTTAAAATAGCTGGTCAGCTGCAGGGTGAGTGTCTTATCTATAACCAGTTTCTGATCTTCACTGAGTGGTGATGTATTAGTTTGATGCAAATTTCAAGTACAGTAatatttccatctgttttcattGTTGTAGCTATATACTGGCTCTGAACAGGAAGTCTACTGTGGCTATTTCTGAATGATGCTGGCAGCAGAACACCATAACAGAAAATGGGGAGTAGAATTTGTGCACTAGTATTTATATGTCACTGCTTTGTAACAGTGCTCATGTTGAGAAATATGGGAGGTAAGCTCTGCAAGTCTGACTTCAGCTATAACCTCACTCATTCCTGCTGAGTTCTCATACTGTTTTTCTACCAGTCAGCTGCCCTAGGTTCTCACCTGGCAACCACAATCAATGTAGCATAGACAGCACTGCATCTGGATTAGCCAGGAAAATCGGTTTGAGCTCAAAACCCTTTTTCTATACAACCATTAGCCTCCCCTTTTCATGTCATAGTTAATGAAGTCTTTGGGAGAATAGACcactttttgctgttgtgaaCTACCAGCACCCTGTAGAGATTAAGTATTCTTACTGGGGctactttgtttttatgaatCCTTTCTTCTGGGTCCCATTCTAGTTGGATGTAAGGATGGGAATACAGAGCCACCCTGGGTGGTCTTGTGTAGACTGGCACCCCTATTGCaggcttttcagcatttttttaagcagatttAGCATACAGTAAGTGAGGCTTTCAGCACTGCGAGACTAATTTTACAAGGGGCTCCCTCAAGTCAGTTGTTTGTCAGTTACTTGCTGTTGTAGGTgggtctttttgttttgaagggtTTGAATCCTACCTGGGGACCTGCAAGGAATTAGCCAGCCAGCCCTgtgctctgcctccagctgcatGGAGTTGCTAGCCTGTACTTACCAAAATGGTGCtcttaatttcagaagaaaacttcagtgCAAGCGGTACTCTTCAGTGCAAGCGGTACTTTTAAGTTCTTGTGTACTACCTGATGCTTACCCCCCCTTGCAGCTGACGTATGGCCATCTAGGCCACAATAATTAAAACTCTGCTCTAAGAAGGGAGA
This window harbors:
- the LOC118257948 gene encoding shugoshin 2-like, which produces MRAGPRLRPPAMASQEASEMPSFSLSGVRERMREKKNGVLRTAKLNASLASKIKTKILNNSSTIKVSLKHNNKALALALNAEKANAQRLIQEKISLQKEVEHCHFQNAVLRHKLCFLNNTMKELENLVAAVKMARLSELHTSSSSLSRGRKSSITEDSWFDVSADGHFVSGELMPLRVPVSKPCDVGQQGGRSTAVRKSSVSLRRSASDKPQEIVPVVSKDALPSQFAEKPQSHQEENGKKQSEAMEAQELFLDSSLFGEPVCTTQQNLNDLPALAWESQPLPYEGDEMVKQFCDRLSKGHVTQRRKRSTLFATSTLSSSEDTFPHVSSTEATQWSLTKDSSSSSKSNTQAQLKSPSYLVSSSQATVSPNKISLGKETCCDQPQAEETGCGVEIDPSHTKVLEFIPVKVKSKGNCKTSEKKTVKRASTGKKKRNKIKNNVENSPDIPQDEESTLNAKKLFQSKVATCSSESEASDMRQKACVGSLERKNRGSAVEQHSHCPDEVRVPRRTYVVNPARLNSLGSADLPQQVKKDAVFEFESMEDLLKSPVHAFSSHKVPSDESALQNSFLLRNETSRACALQEDLPSVSTKSIRQKANRKTVVIRQRNDSEETLVSNVKIPEAKAEKQRKRSQTSRRKTVRVSGCSDQRNEDNFGSCIGVPEVAKECMKNSLDKCSRKTYVVCPSDLTGNLASVQTNFEGNEIVPSRSIPGSQASKIPRLQKMIAAQNNKKETGDLQEKEQAEDDTTNAWQKGADPKAKPRRNRNTPTPPKMDFLTRQSNGASVLPGSSVELASKQTVLMGKLPCTADLLSEPVVSLEEQIAEISRTNNLMGSSQSLESSSVVCSAALHFSAGLTGLLVSKSLSTEGNRIPEKSSLWPECSQVFKERDGEETPGERNQHGSSSEDHSQSSSSEKLETKPLQDLTNARTLSLPNSEEVSGRLIRRRREPTCYAEPKLNSKLRRGDPFTNTEFLHSPIYKSAKKKIKAKEMTKKIKEEKEDF